A region from the Silene latifolia isolate original U9 population chromosome 7, ASM4854445v1, whole genome shotgun sequence genome encodes:
- the LOC141592456 gene encoding uncharacterized protein LOC141592456 produces MSPITVFQNLLFPPPSSIYVSIMSLVSVGSMANAGLSEIKGKHLQYSKFLNSKEPKQVQISSKIGMFAMYSPAFLFGIASFFVFPDHGLRFLLLRFALTIHFLKRVLEVLFVHRFGGSGVALDTAFTVSFSYFLSTVTMIYAQHLSEGLPEPSIDLKYVGVGLFLLGIGGNFYHHYILSTLRKTGEKEYKIPKGGLFDLVICPHYFFEVLGFVGVSCIAQTLYSVCYTTGAALYLIGRSYATRKWYLSKFEDFPKDKKVMIPFIL; encoded by the exons ATGTCACCAATTACCGTATTCCAGAATCTGTTATTCCCACCACCTTCATCCATATACGTTTCAATTATGTCACTCGTAAGTGTTGGATCCATGGCTAATGCTGGTCTCTCTGAAATTAAGGGTAAACATCTTCAATACTCCAAATTTCTTAATTCTAAAGAACCAAAACAAGTACAAATTTCAAGCAAAATTGGGATGTTTGCCATGTATTCTCCTGCTTTTCTATTTGGGATTGCTTCATTTTTTGTCTTCCCTGATCATGGCTTGAGGTTTCTTTTGCTTCGTTTCGCTCTTACTATCCATTTTCTCAAAAGAGTGCTTGAG GTACTGTTTGTTCACAGATTTGGTGGTAGCGGAGTAGCTCTTGATACCGCATTCACTGTTTCCTTTAGTTATTTCCTCTCAACTGTGACAATGATTTATGCCCAGCACTTGTCTGAAGGACTTCCGGAGCCGTCTATTGATCTGAAATATGTCGGAGTTGGATTATTTTTACTTGGTATAGGGGGCAACTTCTATCATCACTACATCCTATCAACGCTAAGGAAAACGGGCGAGAAAGAGTACAAGATTCCCAAGGGAGGTTTGTTCGACTTGGTCATCTGCCCTCATTATTTTTTCGAAGTGCTGGGTTTTGTGGGCGTTTCGTGCATAGCTCAGACGTTATATTCGGTGTGTTACACAACCGGAGCAGCTTTGTATCTGATAGGTCGGAGCTACGCCACGAGGAAGTGGTACTTGtcgaaatttgaggattttcccAAGGATAAGAAAGTAATGATTCCTTTTATTCTCTAG